DNA sequence from the Candidatus Fluviicola riflensis genome:
TCAGGTGATAGCAAGATTTCAAGATTGAAAAACATTTTTTGGGACACGACTTTGTTTGATCGAAACTTAGGCTCTGTAACGCAAGCAGGATTGGTTAATAATCTAAATGATGGCATGGCATGGGGACTGTTTCCAATCCTTCTGGCACAAAAGAATTACAGTATTGGAGATATCGGCATTATTACAGCGACTTATCCAGCAGTTTGGGGAATTGGACAACTATTCACAGGCAAAATGTCAGATCACTTTCGTAAAAAGAGTATGCTATTTTGGGGTATGTTATTGCAAGGTGTTGCGTTACTGTTTTTCGTCTTTGCCAATTCTTTTTCTCACTACATCATTCTTTCCTGTGTTCTTGGATGGGGAACAGCCATGGTTTATCCAACATTTTTAGCAACTATCGCAGAAAACACTCATCCTATTGACAGAGCCAAAAGTATTGGTGTATTTCGATTATGGAGAGACCTTGGATATGCCATTGGAGCCATTTTAACAGGAATAATAGCAGATACATTTGGAATCAATGCCTCGATAATAGTCATTGGTGTATTAACTGTTTTTTCATCAGTAGTAATTGCGCGAAGAATGAAATAAAAAATGAAAATAAATGGAAAACACAAAATGTATCTCTCAACCGAGATTGAAAGAAATGATTCTTAAAAATCAAAAAGTAATTATCGTTGATGTTCGAAGTCAGGAAGAATTCAAAGTACTGCATATACCGAATGCAATAAACATTACAATTGAGGAATTGGAAAGCAGAAAATTGGATTTTGAAAAAGAAGTTACAATAGTTACGGTCTGCGGCAAAGGAGGCGGACGATCAGAAAGTGCAGCGAAATCCATTCAATCGAATTATAGCAATACTGTCTATTTTTTGGAGGGCGGAACATTCGGTTGGTTTGATGAGAATGAGAGCGAGAATGAAGTACAAAAAGAAAAGCGTGAGAGCGTTTAGCGATCATGCTTTTCTTTTTGTGATCCCGAAGGGAATCGAACCCATATCTAAAGTTTAGGAAACTTCTATTCTATCCGTTGAACTACGGGACCTTAATTGTGTTGCAAGAATACGAAATAAACACCTTTCTTGAAAGCGCTTGTTCGCAGTCCGCTAAAATTTCATAAAATCAACTTTTACACACCTCTTTTTATTGAATTCCGAATGCAAAAAGTAGGCTAAACTCAGGTTTTAAATACTAAATTTGTGCTGTCTCTAAAAGAAACCGACGTATGATTCAATTGTCTGATCGCGTAGAAGCGATGGAAGAATCCGCAACCCTGGCAATGTCCAAAAAAAGCCGCGAACTCAAGGCACAAGGAAAAGATGTGATCTCTCTGAGTTTGGGCGAACCCGATTTTTTTACACCGCAATTCATCAAAGACGCGGCGATAGAAGGGATGAACCAAAACTTTACCATGTACACGCCCGTGCCCGGATACGAAGATCTGCGCCAGGCAATTGCTAATAAATTTCAGCGCGACAATGGTATTCACTACGACAAAAATCAGATTGTTGTGTCTACAGGCGCCAAACAAACCATTGCCAATGTGGTGATGAGTCTGATCAACGAAGGTGATGAGGTAATCATTCCCGCTCCGTATTGGGTGTCGTATGCAGAGATTGTGAAAGTAGTTGGTGGTGTTCCGGTTATTGTACCAACGACCATCGAAAACGACTTTAAATTTACCCCGAAACAATTCGAAGAATCGATCACCGGAAAATCCAAACTGATGATCTTTTCATCACCGTGTAACCCAACGGGAACGGTTTATTCAAAAGAAGAACTCCGCGGATTAGCCGATGTATTGGTAAAACACCCTGATTTGGTAGTGCTTTCCGACGAAATCTACGAACACATTAACTTCGTTGGAAGTCACGCTTCCATGGCGCAGTTTGATGATGTTTACAACCAGGTTGTTACCGTAAACGGCGTTTCCAAAGCGTGGGCCATGACCGGCTGGCGTGTTGGTTACATGGGCGCACCGAAAGTAATCGCTGATGCCTGCGAAAAAGTTCAGGGACAGTTTACGTCTGCTACTTGCTCCATCGCACAACGCGCTACAATTGCTGCTGTGAATGCCGATCCTGCCGTTTTGAAAGACATGATTGCTGCTTTTGCGCAACGCCGTGAACTGGTCTTGAACGCACTGGCGCAAATGCCCGGAGTGAAATCGAACAAACCAGGAGGCGCGTTTTACGTGTTCCCGGATATTTCTTCGTTCTTCGGTAAAAAATACGACGACAAAACCATTGAAAATGCCAGCGATTTGTGCATGTATTTGCTCAATGTCGGTCTGGTTGCGCTGGTTACCGGCGATGCATTCGGCGATCCGAATTGTTTGCGCATTTCCTATGCGGCTTCAGAAGAAACACTCACCGAAGCGATGCGTCGTATGGCGGAAGCATTGAAAAACCTGGCGTAAATGAGTATTCACGAACTGTTAGCCAATTTTGCTTCAAAGCGTATCCTTGTGGTAGGTGACGTCATGATCGACGCCTATACATTGGGAAAAGTAAACCGTGTAAGTCCTGAAGCGCCTGTTCCGATCGTAAGTTTGGAAAAACAGGAGGAACGCCTGGGAGGAGCTGCAAATGTGGCGTTGAACCTGCAGGCATTAGGCGCGACAGCTTTATTGTGTTCTGTGATCGGAAACGACAGCTACGGAAAACGCCTGTGCGAACTGATGACAGAACAGCAGATGTCGGTAAACGGAATTGTGAAAAGCAATGATCGTGTTACAACTGTTAAAACCCGCGTGATCGGTAATAATCAGCACTTGTTGCGCATCGACGCGGAAGATACGCACACGCTGACGCCTCAGGAAGAATCGGCATTTATTGCAACAGTAAAGCAATTGGTGCAAACCGAACAAATCGATGCCATTATTTTTGAAGATTACAACAAAGGCGTATTGTCGGCCAATGTGATTGAATCATTGATCGCTGAAGCAAAAGCACATGGAATTCCAACGACGGTTGATCCGAAAAAGACCAACTTTTTGGCTTATAAAGGAGTCACATTATTCAAACCGAACTTAAAGGAATTGAAAGAAGGAGTGGGCATTTCCTGCACCTTTTTGAACCGCCCCGAATTTGACCGCGCCATCACCGTTTTGGAACAGGAATTGCAGAACGAAATTACGTTTGTGACACTTTCGGAAAACGGCGTTTATATTAAAAAAGCAACCCACGAAAAGCATGTTCCGGCACATATTCGCAGCATTCTGGACGTGAGCGGAGCAGGCGATACCGTGATCAGCGTGGCAACTCTCTGTTTGGCAGCCGGTTGTTCCATTGAAACAATTGCCGAATTGTCGAACCTCGCTGGCGGATTGGTGTGCGAGAAAAGTGGAGTGGTTTCCATTCAGCCAGGTGAATTGATCGAAGAATGTTCAGAGCAGGGTCTGGAAGTAAAATTCACCGGCCGATAGAGTAGAAAAAAGTTCCCCAACGGGAAAACGAGCATACGCAAGATGAGAAAAGAAGTAAAACCTTACGGCAGGGAAGATCAGTCGAAGAAAGAAGAAGTAGCCGAAATGTTCAATAATATTTCCGGCAAATACGACTTTCTCAATCATTTTTTATCGGTTGGAATAGATAAATTGTGGCGCAAGAAAGCGGTGAACATGCTGCGCGAAATCAATCCGAAACGCATTCTGGACCTCGCTACCGGTACCGGTGATTTTGCCATCGAAAGTCTGAAACTGGACCCGGATGAAATCATCGGGAT
Encoded proteins:
- a CDS encoding aspartate aminotransferase, whose amino-acid sequence is MIQLSDRVEAMEESATLAMSKKSRELKAQGKDVISLSLGEPDFFTPQFIKDAAIEGMNQNFTMYTPVPGYEDLRQAIANKFQRDNGIHYDKNQIVVSTGAKQTIANVVMSLINEGDEVIIPAPYWVSYAEIVKVVGGVPVIVPTTIENDFKFTPKQFEESITGKSKLMIFSSPCNPTGTVYSKEELRGLADVLVKHPDLVVLSDEIYEHINFVGSHASMAQFDDVYNQVVTVNGVSKAWAMTGWRVGYMGAPKVIADACEKVQGQFTSATCSIAQRATIAAVNADPAVLKDMIAAFAQRRELVLNALAQMPGVKSNKPGGAFYVFPDISSFFGKKYDDKTIENASDLCMYLLNVGLVALVTGDAFGDPNCLRISYAASEETLTEAMRRMAEALKNLA
- a CDS encoding D-glycero-beta-D-manno-heptose-7-phosphate kinase encodes the protein MSIHELLANFASKRILVVGDVMIDAYTLGKVNRVSPEAPVPIVSLEKQEERLGGAANVALNLQALGATALLCSVIGNDSYGKRLCELMTEQQMSVNGIVKSNDRVTTVKTRVIGNNQHLLRIDAEDTHTLTPQEESAFIATVKQLVQTEQIDAIIFEDYNKGVLSANVIESLIAEAKAHGIPTTVDPKKTNFLAYKGVTLFKPNLKELKEGVGISCTFLNRPEFDRAITVLEQELQNEITFVTLSENGVYIKKATHEKHVPAHIRSILDVSGAGDTVISVATLCLAAGCSIETIAELSNLAGGLVCEKSGVVSIQPGELIEECSEQGLEVKFTGR